In the genome of Osmerus mordax isolate fOsmMor3 chromosome 10, fOsmMor3.pri, whole genome shotgun sequence, the window ACCCGGGGATGCTATTTAGGCCCGTAACTAACAAAGCTTATGGAAGGCGCTAGTTACATTGCTCTCTTTTATTTCTTTACAGGGAAGCAGCTTGATGGGATATGGTGAGGATTTATGTTATGAAACAACAATTGGGGAAAATGGCACGTTTGTTGACATGAAGAAATGTAGCTACAggttctttttttaatttgtcTGTTAAGGTTTTGGCATACATGCTACACTGCTTCTTGATGTActgatatattgttacaccttCTATTGGGACACCTACCAGCGTTTATCAGCCTTCTCGATACTGGGCAAAATATAATGAGTAGAATGTAGAAAATACAAAAGTGGGTTATGGCAAAATGTATTGACAATGATTGTTTTCACTCAGGCACACAGCTATTGTGGTCCACGGGGAGGAGTACTTCTATGGTGGAGAGGGTATCGCTAACTGCCTGCCTGTAAGCTTTGTTGTCTTGACCTTTTTACCCTGTTGGTCCATAGAAGTTGATTTAGTGAAAGACTGAGCAAGGGAGCAATGGCGAGAAGAGTTGTCGTGATGACTAAGCGGTTTGAATGTATTGCTTACAGGGTAGGACTGAACTAGGAGAACCCAACTCTGTAGTGGATTTGGGGAACACAGAGGTGACTAAGGAGATTTTTATGGAGTACCTGTCTTCGCTGGGAGAATCCACATACAGGTAATGTGCTCTGGACAGTCATCTGAATGTACTGAATATTGAATATCGGCAGgttttctgtctctcattcacaatatttcctatctctctctattctgTCTCTATCTTTGCTTTGCTGTGGGATCTACAACTCCCAACTTTATCCTTCCCTTAtattccttttctctttcattACCCCCTCCTCTATGTCaacttgtatctctctctctttcttcccttcaTCCCCCTTTCTCCAGAAGTGACAAGTACCACCTGTTGGAGCACAACTGCAACACGTTTACTAATGAAGTGGCCCAGTTCCTGACTGGCAGCCAGATCCCTGCTCACATCACCAACCTGCCATCTGAAATCCTGTCCACGTGAGTCACGcgagcacacacatgctcacaaaaGATCACAATTTATCTCACCCTCTTAACCCTATTATGATTCACACTGATCCATATACCTGAGCTGTCAATCAGTTTCTCACCTGTATTCCTGGCTTTGTTTCCTCATTCCTCAGCCCATTTGGCCAGGTTCTGCGCCCCCTCCTGGAGTCCATCAGCATcagtccaccagggggcagcactTTCAACGGCCACTATGGCcagagatagacaggcaggaatGGGTACAGTTTAAACTTATGTAGGAACTGATAA includes:
- the desi1b gene encoding desumoylating isopeptidase 1b isoform X2; the protein is MGYGEDLCYETTIGENGTFVDMKKCSYRHTAIVVHGEEYFYGGEGIANCLPGRTELGEPNSVVDLGNTEVTKEIFMEYLSSLGESTYRSDKYHLLEHNCNTFTNEVAQFLTGSQIPAHITNLPSEILSTPFGQVLRPLLESISISPPGGSTFNGHYGQR
- the desi1b gene encoding desumoylating isopeptidase 1b isoform X1; protein product: MDQPNTSYSVKLYVYDISKGMARQLSPLMLGKQLDGIWHTAIVVHGEEYFYGGEGIANCLPGRTELGEPNSVVDLGNTEVTKEIFMEYLSSLGESTYRSDKYHLLEHNCNTFTNEVAQFLTGSQIPAHITNLPSEILSTPFGQVLRPLLESISISPPGGSTFNGHYGQR